In the genome of Xenopus laevis strain J_2021 chromosome 1S, Xenopus_laevis_v10.1, whole genome shotgun sequence, one region contains:
- the cxcl2.S gene encoding growth-regulated alpha protein, whose protein sequence is MQCQINSLYIIGLILLLSHCLPASYGGSAVRELRCQCINTVSTAFHKKHIRSLEVYPKGPHCARVEVIVTLRNGVQHCLDPDTKWLTSVVKKILRRNSQKK, encoded by the exons ATGCAGTGCCAGATAAATTCACTGTACATTATTGGACTCATTCTGCTTTTATCTCATTGCCTTCCTGCATCATATG gAGGCTCAGCAGTGAGGGAGCTGCGTTGCCAATGTATAAATACCGTATCAACCGCCTTTCACAAAAAACACATTCGTTCCCTGGAGGTTTATCCAAAAGGTCCTCATTGTGCCAGGGTGGAAGTAAT TGTGACATTGCGCAATGGAGTTCAGCACTGTTTAGATCCAGACACAAAGTGGTTAACATCTGTTGTCAAAAAGATTCTCAGAAG GAATTCACAGAAGAAATGA